The sequence AGGGCAACGTCTCGAGGGTCACGGTCTCGGCCGTGTGCGTTCCGGCGGTCATAGTGGGCCGTACTTCCGCTGGCGGTATGTAGCTGCGGGACGGTTGCAGGACACTCGAGACGGCATCCGAGCCGTGATCACGCCCGTTCGTGGAGACACCGTGACCAGACCACCATCGTTTTCACCTGGCGCGCCGTCGGCGGGGATATGGGAGACGTTACTGCGACACTCCACACGAATAGAGGAGACATCGAGGTCGAACTGTACGACGAGCGCGCACCGCGCACGGTCGACAACTTCGTCGGCCTCGCCACCGGCGGCAAGACCTGGACGGACCCCGAGACGGGCGAAGAAATCGAGGGCGAGCCGCTGTACGACGACGTGGCGTTCCACCGCGTCATCGAGGACTTCATGATCCAGGGTGGCGACCCGACCGAGACCGGCCGTGGCGGCCCCGGCTACCAGTTCGACGACGAGTTCCACGACGACCTGCGCCACGACGACGAGGGTATCCTGAGCATGGCCAACTCCGGGCCGGACACCAACGGCTCGCAGTTCTTCATCACGCTCGGCCCCCAGCCCCACCTCGACGGCCGCCACTCCGTCTTCGGAAAAGTCACCG is a genomic window of Natrarchaeobaculum aegyptiacum containing:
- a CDS encoding peptidylprolyl isomerase; translated protein: MGDVTATLHTNRGDIEVELYDERAPRTVDNFVGLATGGKTWTDPETGEEIEGEPLYDDVAFHRVIEDFMIQGGDPTETGRGGPGYQFDDEFHDDLRHDDEGILSMANSGPDTNGSQFFITLGPQPHLDGRHSVFGKVTDGMDVVHEIGSVDTDPNDRPREDVVLESVSVNYD